CGCCGACGGCTTTGCCGCCCTGCCCTGACGGCGGAGCCTTTCGCGGCTGGCCAAGGATATCATCAACCAGGAGTGACGCCGACCACCCGTCGGCCAGTGCATTTGTCTTCACAACGCCGTGGGGACGATTGTCTCGGCGCGCCATCGCGCCTACATCGTGGCAAAGAACCAATTCCTCCTTCGGACGGACCTGCCATGAACAGCCTGATCGGCCAATTCGACATTTCTGACGATCGCATCAAGCAGATCGTCGCGGACACCATCAACGGCGCCGACGATGGCGAACTGTTCCTCGAATACAGCGAAAGCGAAGCGCTGATGTTCGACAATGGCAAGCTGAAGACCGCAAACTTCAACACCGACCAGGGTTTTGGCCTGCGCGCCGTTGCCGGCGAAGCCAGCGGCTACGCCCATTCCAGTGACCTGTCCGAAGCCTCGCTGCTGCGCGCCGCGGACGCTGTTTCGACAGTCAAGGGCGGCTATTCCGGCACGCTTGCCGCGGCACCCGTCCGCACCAACCGCCATCTCTACGGCGACGAGAACCCGATCCCCTCGCCCTCCTTCGAAGCCAAGGCAAAACTGCTGCAGGAAATCGACGCCTGGCTGCGCGCCGAGGATCCGCGCGTGCGCCAGGTTTCGGCATCGCTGACCTCATCGTGGCAGCATGTCGAGATCGTGCGCGCCGACGGCCAGGTGGTGCGCGACATCCGCCCGCTGGTCAGAGTCAGCGTTTCGGTCGTCGTCGGCGACGGCGACCGGCAGGAGAGTGGTTCCTACGGAATGGGCGGACGCAAGGCGTTTGGCGAATTCCTGGTCGAGGACAGCTGGAAGCACGCCGCCAAGGAAGCGCTGCGGCAAGCGCTCGTCAACCTGGAAGCCATTCCGGCACCAGCCGGTACCTTCGACATCGTGCTGTCGAGCGGCTGGCCGGGCGTCATGCTGCACGAGGCCGTTGGCCACGGATTGGAAGGCGACTTCAACCGCAAGAAGACCTCGGCCTTCGCTGGCCTGCTGGGCCAGCAAGTCGCCGCCAAGGGTGTGACCGTCGTCGACGACGGCACCATGCCCGAGCGGCGCGGCTCGCTCACCGTTGATGACGAAGGTACGCCTTCGGCCCGTAACGTGTTGATCGAGGATGGCAAACTGGTCGGCTACATGCAGGATCGCCAGAACGCCCGGCTGATGGGCATGAAGGCCACCGGAAACGGCCGGCGCGAAGGCTATGCGCATCAGCCCATGCCGCGCATGACCAACACCTTCATGACAGCGGGCGACATGGAGCCGGACGAGATCATCGCCTCGGTCAAGAACGGCATCT
The nucleotide sequence above comes from Mesorhizobium shangrilense. Encoded proteins:
- the tldD gene encoding metalloprotease TldD, with the protein product MNSLIGQFDISDDRIKQIVADTINGADDGELFLEYSESEALMFDNGKLKTANFNTDQGFGLRAVAGEASGYAHSSDLSEASLLRAADAVSTVKGGYSGTLAAAPVRTNRHLYGDENPIPSPSFEAKAKLLQEIDAWLRAEDPRVRQVSASLTSSWQHVEIVRADGQVVRDIRPLVRVSVSVVVGDGDRQESGSYGMGGRKAFGEFLVEDSWKHAAKEALRQALVNLEAIPAPAGTFDIVLSSGWPGVMLHEAVGHGLEGDFNRKKTSAFAGLLGQQVAAKGVTVVDDGTMPERRGSLTVDDEGTPSARNVLIEDGKLVGYMQDRQNARLMGMKATGNGRREGYAHQPMPRMTNTFMTAGDMEPDEIIASVKNGIYAVSFGGGQVDITSGKFVFGCTEAYMIENGKVTQPIKGAMLIGNGPDAMHRVSMIGNDMKLDTGIGMCGKAGQGVPVGVGQPHLRMNQMTVGGTRV